In Juglans regia cultivar Chandler chromosome 5, Walnut 2.0, whole genome shotgun sequence, the following are encoded in one genomic region:
- the LOC108989139 gene encoding U-box domain-containing protein 11-like, which yields MEVKHRTVRYLITNLSSVSEQTRVEALRELRLMTKLDANARPLIAEAGAIPYLVDTLYSLSHVAQDDAAATLLNLSISSRAALMSTRGLLDALSHVLRHHASSSSPTAVQSSAATLHSLLIEDEYRPIIGSKRDIIYSLIDVIKQSRSAVRSVKDALKALFGISLYPLNRKTVVDLGGVGPLFSLVLKGSATGIIEDATAVIAQVAGCEESEEAFRKASGTGVLMDLLDVGTGSSLRVKENAVAALLNLVRCGRERVEREVREMGLLVVEGIADVAENGRPNGKSKAVALLRVLYGGSNGCVVRDERFDYLLNH from the coding sequence atggAGGTGAAACACCGAACGGTACGGTACCTGATTACCAATCTGAGTTCGGTGTCGGAGCAGACCCGAGTAGAGGCCCTGAGGGAGCTCCGGCTCATGACCAAGCTCGACGCCAACGCCCGCCCCCTCATCGCTGAAGCCGGAGCCATACCTTACCTAGTCGATACCCTCTATTCATTGTCCCACGTTGCCCAGGATGATGCCGCCGCCACCCTCCTCAACCTCTCCATCTCCTCCCGCGCCGCTCTCATGTCGACACGCGGCCTCCTCGACGCCCTTTCCCACGTGCTCCGACACCATGCCTCCTCCTCGTCCCCCACAGCGGTCCAGTCCTCCGCCGCAACTCTCCACAGCCTCCTAATCGAGGACGAGTACCGCCCCATCATCGGATCCAAACGCGATATTATCTACTCCTTGATCGACGTGATAAAACAGTCCCGCTCCGCCGTTAGATCCGTCAAGGACGCCCTCAAAGCCCTGTTTGGTATCTCGCTATACCCTTTGAACCGCAAGACGGTTGTTGATCTGGGTGGCGTCGGACCGTTATTTTCTCTGGTACTGAAAGGCTCGGCTACTGGGATCATAGAGGACGCGACGGCTGTGATAGCGCAGGTGGCGGGGTGCGAGGAGAGTGAGGAGGCGTTTAGGAAGGCTTCGGGTACCGGGGTTTTGATGGATTTGTTGGACGTGGGGACGGGGTCGAGCTTGAGGGTGAAGGAGAACGCGGTGGCAGCGCTATTGAATTTAGTGAGGTGCGGAAGGGAGAGGGTGGAGAGGGAGGTAAGGGAGATGGGGCTACTGGTGGTGGAGGGGATTGCCGATGTCGCGGAGAATGGGAGACCTAATGGAAAGAGCAAGGCAGTGGCGCTGCTGAGGGTGCTCTACGGTGGGAGCAACGGGTGTGTGGTGAGGGACGAGCGGTTTGATTATTTGTTGAATCATTAA